The following are from one region of the Lonchura striata isolate bLonStr1 chromosome 26, bLonStr1.mat, whole genome shotgun sequence genome:
- the NCDN gene encoding neurochondrin, translating to MASDSGDGHATLKRCLAVLRDAKNDSEQFAALLLVTKAVRAGEVDAKTRRQIFDAIGFTFPTRLLISQQPPAGCPPHTFRALGLTLLACFCTDPQLAGHSQILNKIPTFNDVLLSPCDPDSTSMVDDVYQCLSAVLATARGPRELVTKGTVSALCQAYLNGGHGSERALTLLMGLLAIAEAKCWQRDAPQLLAVLSKLSSDFLKAEDMTKFELCEVLPHFIPLSPPLTENSQGSECLCRLYKGLADVLGSKLSQSQRDPALKLAASLVQACGAEWIPAGSAGSKFLALLVNLACVEVRLTLEEPDPMEGEGKKEVVTACYVLMEMGIQECLREENPLLENVQKMQLMRIMEEAFGAVIFYLGQVKQEELQDPFIFASVRVLGAWMAEETSSLKQEICELLPFLVDYARKLFKEGSPAVSLPQAELVRTEGSALPQDALRFLLPGFCHLTAEDRPRDILIAEGAPALLCEYFLQQWEVLTSESTAPAPLTSPEMSLQTMCGIFLNLVVTAPDLVRRDKTFPSLMDVLLKSLPLLLPQKHHLVLAANVATLGLMMARILAGSAALQGTRSAKEFFGAAIRFLSQAHTAQADPSSDGLAVAVSPAYESAWADVGELWFLGMQALAACVPLFPWLPHAALQARCPQALAQLLSHVAPASVDSELVTAFQAVLVELARASEQCRDVILAHHGTEWANLYGMAALEQCLAEQGGASSTLGGE from the exons ATGGCCTCGGACTCCGGGGACGGGCACGCCACGCTGAAGCGGTGCCTCGCTGTGCTCAGAGATGCGAAGAACGACAGTGAGCAGTTCGCAGCGCTGCTCCTG GTGACCAAAGCAGTCAGAGCAGGAGAGGTGGACGCCAAGACCCGCCGCCAGATCTTTGATGCGATCGGATTCACATTCCCGACCCGCCTGCTGATctcccagcagcccccagccgGCTGTCCCCCGCACACCTTCCGTGCCCTCGGCCTCACCCTGCTGGCCTGTTTCTGCACCGACCCACAGCTGGCTGGCCACTCCCAGATCCTGAACAAAATCCCGACCTTCAATGACGTCCTGTTGTCCCCCTGCGACCCGGACAGCACATCTATGGTTGATGATGTGTACCAGTGCCTCAGCGCTGTCCTggccacggccaggggccccagagAGTTGGTGACCAAAGGGACAGTGtctgccctgtgccaggcctACCTGAATGGTGGTCACGGCTCTGAGCGTGCCCTCACACTGCTTATGGGGCTGTTGGCCATAGCAGAGGCCAAGTGCTGGCAGAGAGATgctccacagctcctggctgtgctcagcaaGCTCTCCAGTGACTTCCTCAAGGCTGAAGACATGACTAAATTTGAGCTGTGTGAGGTTCTGCCTCACTTCATCCCTCTGTCACCTCCTCTCACAGAGAACTCACAGGGCTCCGAGTGCCTCTGCAGACTTTACAAAGGGCTGGCTGACGTTTTGGGCAGCAAACTCAGCCAGTCGCAGCGGGACCCTGCTCTGAAGCTCGCAGCCAGCCTCGTGCAGGCCTGTGGGGCTGAGTGGATCCCAGCAGGGAGTGCTGGCAGCAAgttcctggccctgctggtgaACTTGGCTTGTGTGGAGGTCCGCCTGACCCTGGAGGAGCCAGATCCCATggagggggaggggaagaaGGAAGTGGTGACAGCCTGCTATGTCCTTATGGAGATGGGGATCCAGGAGTGCCTGAGGGAAGAGAACCCTCTGCTAGAAAATGTGCAGAAAATGCAGCTCATGAGGATTATGGAGGAGGCATTTGGAGCTGTAATATTCTACTTGGGACAG GTTaaacaggaggagctgcaagATCCTTTCATCTTTGCCTCTGTTCGAGTCCTAGGAGCCTGGATGGCAGAAGAGACATCCTCCCTCAAGCAGGAAATCTGTGAGCTCTTGCCTTTCCTTGTTGATTATGCCAGGAAGCTTTTCAAGGAGGGCAGCCCAGCTGTGAGTCttccccaggcagagctggtcAGGACAGAGGGCTCTGCCTTAccccaggatgctctgag ATTTCTGCTACCTGGCTTTTGCCATTTGACAGCAGAGGACAGGCCCCGGGACATCCTCATCGCCGAAGGggcaccagcactgctgtgtgaGTACTTCCTGCAGCAGTGGGAGGTTCTGACCTCTGAGtccacagccccagcacccctgaCAAGCCCTGAAATGAGTCTCCAGACTATGTGTGGGATTTTCCTTAACCTGGTGGTGACTGCTCCAGACCTGGTCAG GCGTGACAAAACCTTTCCCTCCTTGATGGATGTGTTGCTGAAGTCTCTTCCACTTCTGCTGCCCCAGAAGCATCACCTGGTTCTGGCAGCAAACGTTGCTACTCTGGGCCTGATGATGGCCAGGATCCTTGCAGGGTCAGCAG cCCTTCAAGGAACACGTTCTGCCAAGGAGTTTTTTGGAGCTGCCATTCGCTTCCTCTCGCAGGCCCACACGGCCCAGGCAGACCCCAGCAGCGATGGCCTGGCCGTGGCCGTGTCTCCCGCCTACGAGAGCGCCTGGGCTGACGTGGGTGAGCTCTGGTTCCTGGGAATGCAGGCCTTGGCCGCCTGCGTCCCGCTCTTCCCCTGGCTGCCGCATGCCGCTCTCCAGGCGCGCTGCCCGCAGGCACTCGCACAGCTGCTGTCCCACGTCGCTCCGGCCTCCGTGGATTCGGAGCTCGTCACCGCTTTCCAGGCCGTGCTGGTGGAGCTGGCCAGAGCCAGCGAGCAGTGCAGGGATGTGATCCTGGCCCACCACGGCACGGAGTGGGCTAATCTCTATGGAATGGCAGCTCTGGAACAGTGtctggctgagcagggaggagcCAGCAGCACTCTAGGTGGGGAATGA